CAGCGCCGTTCCGAACGGCCCTCGGGCCGGGCCTTCACCCTGGGGGCGGGATCCGGCGGCGTGATGCACCTGGGCTCCGAGGAAGGCATCGAGACCTTCCTGCCGGATGGTTCAAGCCGCCGCTGGAGTCCTGCCCAGGGCCTTCCCGCCGACGGCGTCTCGGCCGTGGCGGAGGACGGGGCCGGCCGCCTCTGGGCTGGCTCCGGCCGCAACCTGGCCATGAAAGCGCCGGGCGGGGATCGCTTCACCGACCAGTCCTCGCGTCTGGGGGGCAGCCTGTCGCCCAACAGCGTGCCCTTCAGGGATGCGGACGGCTCGGTCTGGCTCCCCACGCAGGCCGGTGCCCTGCATCTGGCCGGAGAGAAGACCGAGCAGGTCGACTCGGGCAACGGGCTCCCCTTCCGCTGGGTCCGCACGGTCTTCCGGGACCGGGAGGGCACGCTCTGGGTTCTGGGAACGGCCCTGGCCCGCCTTCAGGGCGGGGGCCGCGTCTGGAACCACTCCCTGGCCTCGGGAACCTCGGGCGAAGTGGTCTGGTCCATCATCCGGGACTCCAAGGGCACCTTGCTGGCAGCCACCGATGACGGGGCGATCCGGGTGGAGGCCGCGGGCCTGAGCCGGATCCGGGGCACCGAGGGACACCGCATCAAGGGGCTGACCACCGATCCGACGGGAACCCTCTGGATGGTCAGCACCATCGGCCCCACCCTCTGGCTGCGTCCGGGCAGCCAGAAGACGGAAGTGGCTCCGCTCGGGGACTTCGGCTTCGGCGTCAACAGCGTGATGAAGGATTCCAGGGGCGCCCTCTGGCTGGGCCACGCACGATACGGCATCCTCCGCTGGGATGCCGGCGCCCGTCGGCTCGTTCAGGAGGTCGCTCCCAACACCCAGGGCGCCCTGGGCGTGTTCCGCATCCGGGAAGACGCGCAGGGCCGGCTTTGGGCCGCCACGACGGCGGGGCTCTACCTGCGGAGCGCCCAGGGATCCTGGCGGCTCTTCAACGAGCAGGACGGCCTGCTCCCCTATGGCCTCTACGGCATGGCTTTCCTGCCGGACGGCAGCGCCTGGGTGCACTACCAGGAACCCCAGGGACTGACCCGGATCCGCATCGACGGCAGCCACCTGACGGTGCTGGAACAGCGTGTGAAGGGGCAGGGCCTCCATTCGAACCTGGTCTATGCCGTCGAAGTGGATGAACGGGACCGGACCTGGGCCTCGACGGATCTGGGGCTGGACCGCCTGGATCCGCCCCTGCACATCGGTCGCAGAGAGGGCATGGTCAGCGAGGACTGCGCCATCCAGGCCCTGCTCGCCGAGGGGGGCCGCATCTGGGTGGGCACGGCCGCCGGCCTGGTCCGCTACGAAGCGGGCGAGGCCGATCCGCTCCTGGCGCCTCCCCAGGCCCACATTCTCGAGATGGCCTTCGGGCCCCGACGGCTGGAGCCCCCCTTCGACCGGCTTACGCCGCTGCCCCATCAGGAGGCCACCGTGACCTTCCGCGTGGGGGCGCCCTCCTACCTGGGCGAAGGCCGGGCACGCCTCCAGGTCCGCCTGCTGGGACTGGAGGATGCTTGGCGCGATGTGGAAGCCCCTCTGGTGAGATACCCCGCGCTTCCCGGCGGGCGCTACCGGCTGGAGACCCGCGCATCCGACGGGGAAGGGGCGTTCGGCCCAGTCGCCGCCCTGGACTTCCAGGTCCGCCCCCCGTGGTGGCGCACCTGGTGGGCCACCGGTCTCGCCACGCTGGCCGTCCTGGGCCTGGGCCGGGTCGTCCTGCGCCTGCGCCTCGCCGCCTTGGCTCGCAGCAAGGCCGAGTTGGAAGCCCTCGTGGCCGAACGGACTGAAGAACTGCAGCACCGGAATGAGGAACTGTCCTCCGCCCTGGGCAATGTCAAGCAGCTCTCGGGCCTTCTCCCCATCTGCTCCACCTGCAAGAAGATCCGGGACGACCAGGGCTACTGGAACCAGCTGGAACACTACATCAGCGAACACTCCGAAGTCGGGTTCTCCCACGGCATCTGCCCGGATTGCGTGGAAACCATGTTTCCGAAGCGGGCCAAGGGAGGTCAGGCCCCGGAAGCGGATCCGAAGGGCTGATGTCCTCCCACCGGGGAAATACCCGGGCGGTGGCGGGGACCGGAACCTATTGTGGGGGTGGAGCGCTTCGGCTCGAGGAGGCTCCATGGTCCATCGAACGCCTCGATCCTGGCTTAATACCCTCTTCCTCGTGGGGACGCTGTCCTTAGCCCTGATCCTGGTGCCCTGGAAGGTGGCGGTGCAGGGTCTGCGCTGGAGCGAAGGGGCGGTTCTCCTGGCCATGTACTCGGCCACGGGACTTGCCATCACCGTGGGCTACCATCGGCTCTTCAGCCATCGGGCCTTCCAGGCGGCCTGGCCTGTACGACTGGCGGTGCTGCTCTTCGGAGCCGCGGCCTTCCAGAACTCCGCCATCGCCTGGTGCAGCGACCATCGCCACCACCACCGCTTCGTGGACGATCCCGAGCGCGATCCCTATCCGGTCAAGCGGGGCTTCTGGTACGCCCACTGGATCTGGGTGATGGAGGCCAAGGACCGGCCCCTGGAGGCCATCGGCGACCTGGAGCGTGATCCCCTGCTCCGGTGGCAGCGCCGGTACCACTTCTGGATCGGCGGTGCCGTGGCGGCGCTGCCCGTGC
The window above is part of the Geothrix sp. genome. Proteins encoded here:
- a CDS encoding two-component regulator propeller domain-containing protein: MVWFRVALVGLLGIFGMAAEGWHRPFTLLGPDQGLPSGAITSLAQDSDGFIWVGTESALLRYDGAHCRAWGREDGLPSSFIHRVLPADGGGVWVSTLRGLARFRAGRIERAQFDGQAESLPANVLELDREGRLWVLTSAGLFVQKEGLRFQRRSERPSGRAFTLGAGSGGVMHLGSEEGIETFLPDGSSRRWSPAQGLPADGVSAVAEDGAGRLWAGSGRNLAMKAPGGDRFTDQSSRLGGSLSPNSVPFRDADGSVWLPTQAGALHLAGEKTEQVDSGNGLPFRWVRTVFRDREGTLWVLGTALARLQGGGRVWNHSLASGTSGEVVWSIIRDSKGTLLAATDDGAIRVEAAGLSRIRGTEGHRIKGLTTDPTGTLWMVSTIGPTLWLRPGSQKTEVAPLGDFGFGVNSVMKDSRGALWLGHARYGILRWDAGARRLVQEVAPNTQGALGVFRIREDAQGRLWAATTAGLYLRSAQGSWRLFNEQDGLLPYGLYGMAFLPDGSAWVHYQEPQGLTRIRIDGSHLTVLEQRVKGQGLHSNLVYAVEVDERDRTWASTDLGLDRLDPPLHIGRREGMVSEDCAIQALLAEGGRIWVGTAAGLVRYEAGEADPLLAPPQAHILEMAFGPRRLEPPFDRLTPLPHQEATVTFRVGAPSYLGEGRARLQVRLLGLEDAWRDVEAPLVRYPALPGGRYRLETRASDGEGAFGPVAALDFQVRPPWWRTWWATGLATLAVLGLGRVVLRLRLAALARSKAELEALVAERTEELQHRNEELSSALGNVKQLSGLLPICSTCKKIRDDQGYWNQLEHYISEHSEVGFSHGICPDCVETMFPKRAKGGQAPEADPKG